From a single Candidatus Desulfatibia profunda genomic region:
- a CDS encoding helix-turn-helix domain-containing protein translates to MKKENFEKLVASIKEAGEIKAGRQAPSRVYEIEPPEIKTVRDKLNVSQYEFALMIGVSVRTLQNWEQGRRKPEGPAKALLRVASRNPRAVLDALHAE, encoded by the coding sequence ATGAAGAAAGAAAATTTCGAAAAACTCGTTGCCAGTATTAAGGAAGCCGGTGAAATCAAGGCTGGACGACAAGCACCGAGTCGTGTTTATGAGATTGAACCCCCTGAAATTAAGACAGTGAGAGATAAGCTCAATGTTTCACAATATGAATTCGCTCTCATGATAGGGGTCAGCGTCCGAACCTTGCAAAATTGGGAACAAGGTAGAAGGAAACCAGAAGGGCCAGCTAAGGCATTGTTGCGCGTTGCATCGAGAAATCCGCGGGCTGTTCTTGATGCTTTACATGCGGAATAG